One window of Cohnella hashimotonis genomic DNA carries:
- the nrdI gene encoding class Ib ribonucleoside-diphosphate reductase assembly flavoprotein NrdI translates to MLIAYASKTGNVRRFVGKLNLPAVPIDETETLDEPFVLVTYTTGFGQVPDNVVSFLERNASKMIGVSASGNRNWGNGFAKSADTIAERYGVPVLYKFELSGTQRDVDNFKREVSAVAAY, encoded by the coding sequence ATGCTGATCGCATACGCATCGAAGACGGGGAATGTACGGAGGTTCGTGGGCAAGCTGAATCTGCCGGCCGTGCCGATCGACGAGACCGAGACGCTGGACGAGCCGTTCGTCCTGGTCACCTATACGACCGGGTTCGGACAAGTGCCGGACAACGTGGTCTCCTTCCTGGAGCGCAATGCAAGCAAGATGATTGGCGTATCGGCCAGCGGCAACCGCAATTGGGGGAACGGCTTCGCGAAGAGCGCGGATACGATCGCCGAGCGGTACGGGGTACCGGTGCTTTACAAGTTCGAGCTGTCGGGAACGCAGCGCGACGTCGATAATTTTAAGCGGGAGGTGAGCGCAGTTGCGGCATATTGA
- a CDS encoding ABC transporter substrate-binding protein, translated as MKRFKKSFPLALIAGMLLIAAGCGGNNNGNASGSPSASAPSASAPAASGSTDASPSAEAPASEEPVSLKFYTISPSDKDVFDAAYPEWSKAHPDISVEMVVLSGDDSLDKIRVAIAGGEKIDLAYMERDSFRDKAPKLYYKLNDLLTKDGVEYLKEFGEYGRATMVGSDVYGIANIAVPSAIWLNKDILQAANVPVPDDSTWTFKDYFDLLKKLTIKGADGKTTTYGGIHWQRAPMVATGIFDIATYGGWDIVKEDGTPNANDPVLKQAADYFYQAMFVDKTIPTEADVKANKVIALYDMLKGKFATMMGASSSALQMDTFKLQGNLTEETDAKDPFVILKMPRWDASSPAGQATNIVVSYAVTKNSEHPEQAYQFLKWYSTKGAELSAKAVHRVPTWTNADQNVLIDGWRYYKDKDGNIVQGKDRSALYKQVLDPSIVPIFPKYRDQYAYSSMMLDELNNQLSLMLAGEKSVDDALADAQKAAEKIYAKEKK; from the coding sequence ATGAAACGGTTTAAGAAAAGTTTTCCGCTCGCGCTCATCGCGGGCATGCTCCTGATCGCGGCGGGCTGCGGCGGCAACAACAACGGCAACGCTTCCGGCTCGCCGTCCGCCTCCGCGCCGTCGGCTTCGGCGCCCGCGGCCTCCGGCTCGACCGACGCTTCGCCTTCGGCCGAAGCGCCGGCATCCGAGGAGCCGGTCAGCCTGAAGTTTTACACGATCTCGCCTTCGGACAAGGATGTATTCGATGCCGCTTATCCTGAATGGAGCAAAGCGCATCCGGACATCTCGGTCGAGATGGTCGTCCTCTCCGGCGACGATTCGCTGGACAAAATCCGCGTGGCGATCGCGGGCGGGGAGAAGATCGACCTGGCGTACATGGAGCGCGATTCGTTCCGTGACAAGGCGCCGAAGCTGTATTACAAGCTGAACGATCTGCTCACGAAGGACGGCGTAGAATATCTGAAGGAGTTCGGGGAATACGGCCGCGCCACGATGGTCGGCAGCGACGTCTACGGCATCGCGAACATCGCGGTACCGAGCGCGATCTGGCTCAACAAGGACATATTGCAGGCGGCGAATGTCCCCGTGCCCGACGATAGTACCTGGACGTTCAAGGACTACTTCGACCTGCTCAAGAAGCTGACGATTAAAGGCGCGGACGGCAAGACGACCACTTACGGCGGCATTCACTGGCAGCGCGCGCCGATGGTCGCGACAGGTATTTTCGACATCGCCACTTACGGCGGCTGGGATATCGTAAAGGAGGACGGTACGCCGAACGCGAATGATCCGGTGCTGAAGCAGGCGGCCGATTATTTCTACCAGGCGATGTTCGTCGACAAGACGATTCCGACCGAAGCCGACGTCAAGGCGAACAAGGTGATTGCCCTGTACGACATGCTCAAGGGCAAGTTCGCGACGATGATGGGCGCCTCCAGCAGCGCGCTTCAGATGGACACGTTTAAGCTGCAAGGCAATCTGACGGAGGAGACGGACGCTAAGGATCCGTTCGTCATTCTGAAAATGCCGCGTTGGGACGCAAGCTCCCCGGCCGGGCAAGCGACGAACATCGTCGTCAGCTACGCCGTGACGAAAAATTCCGAGCATCCGGAGCAGGCCTATCAGTTCCTGAAATGGTACAGCACCAAGGGCGCCGAGCTGTCGGCGAAGGCGGTTCACCGGGTGCCGACCTGGACGAATGCCGATCAGAACGTGCTGATCGACGGCTGGCGTTATTACAAGGACAAGGACGGCAACATCGTGCAGGGCAAAGACAGGTCCGCGCTCTACAAGCAGGTTCTCGATCCGTCGATCGTGCCGATTTTCCCCAAATACCGCGATCAATACGCTTACTCCTCCATGATGCTTGACGAGCTGAACAATCAGCTCTCGCTCATGCTGGCCGGCGAGAAAAGCGTGGACGACGCTTTGGCCGACGCGCAGAAGGCTGCGGAAAAAATATACGCCAAAGAGAAGAAATAA
- a CDS encoding ThuA domain-containing protein, with product MAQRIRVTVWNENRHEKTSEKVREVYPEGIHAAIGQGLGTDEFEVRYATLDDDEEHGLSEQLLSETDVLFWWGHMAHGDVKDEIVERVQGRVLRGMGLIVLHSGHFSKIFKKLMGTSCDLKWREADEKERIWVVAPNHPIAEGIGEYIDIEAEEMYGEHFDIPAPDELVMVSWFEGGEVFRSGCTFHRGQGKIFYFRPGHETYPTYYNEQIRRVLSNAAKWAAPSTREYPKYGNHKPLEAIKPKS from the coding sequence ATGGCACAGCGTATCAGAGTCACCGTATGGAACGAGAACCGCCACGAAAAAACGAGCGAAAAGGTGCGCGAGGTGTACCCTGAGGGCATTCACGCCGCAATCGGGCAAGGACTCGGCACGGACGAGTTCGAAGTTCGCTACGCAACGCTCGACGACGACGAGGAGCACGGACTGTCCGAGCAGCTGCTCAGCGAGACCGACGTCCTGTTCTGGTGGGGACATATGGCGCACGGCGACGTCAAGGACGAGATCGTCGAGCGCGTGCAGGGCCGCGTGCTGCGCGGCATGGGGCTTATCGTGCTGCACTCGGGCCACTTCTCCAAGATCTTCAAGAAGCTGATGGGCACGTCCTGCGATCTCAAATGGCGCGAAGCCGACGAGAAGGAACGCATCTGGGTCGTGGCGCCCAATCACCCGATCGCGGAGGGCATCGGCGAATACATCGACATCGAGGCCGAGGAAATGTACGGCGAGCACTTCGACATCCCGGCGCCTGACGAGTTGGTCATGGTAAGCTGGTTCGAGGGCGGCGAAGTGTTCCGCAGCGGCTGTACGTTCCATCGCGGCCAAGGCAAGATTTTTTACTTCCGCCCCGGGCACGAGACGTATCCGACCTATTACAACGAGCAGATTCGCCGCGTGCTGAGCAATGCCGCCAAGTGGGCCGCGCCTTCGACGCGCGAATACCCAAAGTACGGCAACCACAAGCCGCTCGAAGCGATCAAGCCCAAGTCCTGA
- the nrdF gene encoding class 1b ribonucleoside-diphosphate reductase subunit beta has translation MATHKAVNWNRPDDDFSAMFWNQNIMQFWTDEEIPLSDDKMSWMELNDDERDLYMKVLGGLTLLDTVQGGVGMPKILEHVEGLQRKAVLGFMAMMEQIHAKSYSSIFTTLATTEEIDQVFAWVERNPHLQTKAETIAQYYNNINTPKDLYLAMGASVLLESYLFYSGFFYPLYLAGQGKMTSSGEIIDLILRDESIHGVYVGLLAQEIYAKLDEDEQTAAYETLKGLLRYLHDNEERYTESLYNTIGLTGEVKAFLRYNANKAMMNMGLEPLFEDEEINPIVQNGISTRTKQHDFFSKKGNGYVRTTNVQQLRDEDFVF, from the coding sequence ATGGCAACGCACAAGGCGGTCAACTGGAACCGTCCCGACGACGATTTCTCCGCGATGTTCTGGAATCAGAACATCATGCAATTCTGGACGGACGAAGAGATCCCGCTCTCCGACGACAAGATGTCGTGGATGGAGCTGAACGATGACGAACGCGATCTGTACATGAAGGTGCTGGGCGGCCTTACGCTGCTCGACACCGTGCAAGGCGGCGTCGGCATGCCGAAGATTTTGGAGCACGTCGAAGGCCTGCAGCGCAAAGCCGTGCTCGGCTTCATGGCGATGATGGAGCAGATTCACGCCAAGTCCTACTCCAGCATCTTTACGACGCTGGCGACGACGGAGGAGATCGACCAGGTTTTCGCTTGGGTCGAACGCAATCCGCATCTGCAGACGAAGGCGGAGACGATCGCCCAATACTACAACAACATCAACACGCCGAAGGACCTGTACCTGGCGATGGGCGCTTCCGTGCTCCTCGAAAGCTACCTGTTCTACAGCGGCTTCTTCTACCCGCTCTACCTGGCCGGACAAGGCAAGATGACGAGCAGCGGCGAGATCATCGACCTGATCCTGCGCGACGAGAGCATCCACGGCGTCTATGTCGGGCTGCTCGCGCAGGAGATCTATGCGAAGCTGGACGAAGACGAGCAGACGGCCGCCTACGAGACGCTCAAAGGGCTGCTCAGATACCTCCACGACAACGAGGAGCGTTATACCGAGAGCCTGTACAACACGATCGGCCTGACCGGCGAAGTGAAGGCATTCCTTCGATACAACGCCAACAAGGCGATGATGAACATGGGACTCGAGCCGTTGTTCGAGGACGAGGAGATCAATCCGATCGTCCAGAATGGCATCAGCACGCGGACCAAGCAGCACGATTTTTTCTCCAAAAAGGGCAACGGCTACGTTCGCACGACGAATGTGCAGCAGCTCCGCGACGAGGATTTCGTATTCTAA
- a CDS encoding carbohydrate ABC transporter permease, whose amino-acid sequence MRAPRLLPKERIALRLKYRTKETIAGYLFILPNIVGFGVFTLFSVLFSLVISFTDWDMMSSWHDLHFIGFANFADAFQDDRFLASLRNNLFFLVLVPVQLLLALVCAVVLNEKFVGRYLVRSVVYLPYITSFVAVSLIWFQLLQPSDGAVNGLLRSIGIHHPPGWFGSSDWVKPSIFMVLTWQTLGYKILLYLAGLQGIPAHLYEAAEVDGASGWHKFFRITVPMLAPVTFFILIISIIDTFLMWSNIQILTDGGPGTSSTVIGFYIYKVAFGYSKMGYASAMSWLLFVLILMITLIQWRGQKKWVNH is encoded by the coding sequence GTGCGCGCTCCCCGCTTGCTTCCGAAGGAGAGGATCGCGCTGCGGCTTAAATATCGGACGAAGGAAACGATCGCCGGCTATCTGTTCATCCTGCCCAACATTGTCGGGTTCGGCGTATTCACGCTTTTCTCCGTACTGTTCTCGCTCGTCATCAGCTTTACCGACTGGGACATGATGTCGTCCTGGCACGATCTACACTTCATCGGCTTCGCGAATTTTGCGGATGCCTTCCAGGACGACCGCTTTCTTGCTTCCTTGCGGAACAATTTGTTTTTCCTCGTCCTCGTGCCCGTCCAGCTGCTGCTCGCGCTCGTCTGCGCCGTCGTGTTGAACGAGAAATTCGTGGGACGCTACCTTGTGCGGTCCGTCGTTTATTTGCCCTACATTACGAGCTTCGTGGCCGTTTCGCTCATCTGGTTCCAGCTGCTTCAGCCGTCGGACGGCGCGGTCAACGGACTGCTGCGCAGCATCGGCATCCACCATCCGCCCGGCTGGTTCGGAAGCAGCGATTGGGTCAAGCCGTCGATCTTCATGGTGCTGACGTGGCAGACGCTCGGGTATAAAATTTTGCTGTACCTGGCGGGACTGCAAGGGATTCCCGCGCATCTCTACGAAGCGGCGGAGGTAGACGGCGCATCCGGCTGGCACAAGTTTTTTCGGATAACGGTGCCGATGCTCGCCCCTGTCACTTTTTTCATACTGATCATTTCTATTATCGATACGTTTCTCATGTGGTCGAACATCCAGATTTTAACCGACGGGGGACCGGGTACCTCCAGCACCGTCATCGGCTTCTACATTTACAAGGTCGCGTTCGGCTATTCCAAGATGGGCTACGCTTCGGCCATGTCTTGGCTGTTGTTCGTCCTCATTTTGATGATCACTCTCATTCAATGGAGAGGCCAGAAAAAATGGGTTAATCACTAG
- a CDS encoding helix-turn-helix domain-containing protein: protein MPNAIDTHADAVNEKVVYQNPLLFLKVWELHGAERIRRATDAWHWHYHKEVEFLAIIEGGLEVQTMSSLTMLGPGDVMVIGSSRPHRTWSAAGKPVRYIVFQVDLVRHFDQSILPYLHHFSELTGPLEDLNYIFEASPSARNEAHALIADIYEETYRGRTGYEIAVSASIKRLLLLMLRGDDRGVLRGTEEAGIVRMRPVLDYVESRLGEKIAVDDVRRLLGMSYHHFIKTFKRTMGIPFVDYVNFNRIKKAERLLLTTDLSIMEVSFEVGIWNMAQFYKLFKRHNQHSPKEFRQRMRN, encoded by the coding sequence ATGCCGAACGCTATCGATACGCACGCGGACGCGGTCAACGAAAAAGTCGTGTACCAAAATCCGCTGCTGTTCCTCAAAGTGTGGGAGCTCCACGGCGCGGAGCGGATTCGCCGAGCCACGGACGCCTGGCATTGGCATTATCATAAAGAAGTAGAGTTTCTGGCGATCATCGAGGGCGGTCTTGAGGTGCAGACGATGTCGTCGCTGACGATGCTCGGGCCGGGGGACGTCATGGTAATCGGTTCCTCCCGGCCGCACAGGACGTGGAGCGCGGCTGGCAAGCCTGTCAGATACATCGTTTTCCAGGTGGATCTCGTGCGGCACTTCGATCAGAGCATTCTGCCCTACCTTCATCACTTCTCGGAGCTGACCGGTCCGCTTGAGGATTTGAACTACATATTTGAAGCAAGTCCTTCGGCGCGGAACGAGGCTCATGCGCTGATCGCCGATATTTACGAGGAGACGTACAGGGGGCGTACGGGCTACGAGATCGCGGTCAGCGCGTCGATCAAGCGTCTGCTCCTGCTGATGCTCAGAGGCGACGACCGCGGCGTGCTGCGGGGGACGGAAGAGGCGGGCATCGTGCGGATGCGGCCGGTGCTCGACTATGTGGAGAGCCGTCTGGGGGAGAAGATCGCGGTGGACGACGTACGTCGCCTGCTCGGCATGAGCTACCATCATTTCATCAAGACGTTCAAGCGCACGATGGGCATCCCGTTCGTCGACTACGTGAATTTTAACCGAATCAAAAAGGCGGAGCGCCTGCTGCTTACGACCGACCTTAGCATCATGGAGGTCAGCTTCGAGGTGGGCATCTGGAACATGGCGCAGTTCTACAAATTGTTCAAGCGGCACAACCAGCATTCGCCCAAAGAGTTCAGACAGCGCATGCGCAATTGA
- the nrdE gene encoding class 1b ribonucleoside-diphosphate reductase subunit alpha, whose amino-acid sequence MRHIELNNLLMQRDADGFFQLDKDLEAVDAFMEEVKQRSLSFTGHLSKVHYMIENDYYEDVFAKYKEHEVEEVYRIAHGYDFKFPSYMAASKFYTDYAVKSNDRSIYLEHYPDRVAIVALHLGRGDVNTAHLLAQAMMEQRVQPATPTFLNAGKSRRGEMVSCFLLEMDDALNSINHVLGTCMQLSKIGGGVAVNLSKLRGRGESIKGVEGAAKGIMPVLKLMEDAFSYADQMGQRKGSGAGYYNIFGWDVMEFLDSKKINADEKTRLKTLSIGLIVPSKFYKLAEENKPLHVFAPYTVFKAYGKHLDDMDIDEMYDTLLADDRVKKKAIMTARDMLVKIATTQLESGYPYIMNRSNANKDHALKDIGAIKMSNLCTEIFQLQETSEIGDYGQPDVIRRDISCNLASLNIANVMEHKKIKESVHEGVMALTAVSDMTTVANAPGVAKANRELHSIGLGAMNLHGYLAKNKIAYESDEAKDFARTFFMSINFHSIEKSMDIARKSGITFDGFEKSEYAKGAYFDRYTETDYTPRTDKVKELFAGIAIPTQQDWAQLKADVMKHGLYHAYRLAIAPTQSISYVQNATSSVMPIVEQIETRTYANSTTYYPMPFMRQDNFFYYKSAYQMDQFKVLDLIAEIQAHVDQGISTVLHVNSNVTTRELARYYIYADKLGLKSLYYTRTNRLSVEECIACAV is encoded by the coding sequence TTGCGGCATATTGAATTGAACAACCTGCTGATGCAGCGCGACGCTGACGGATTCTTTCAACTGGACAAGGACCTGGAGGCCGTCGATGCGTTTATGGAAGAAGTGAAGCAGCGCAGCCTGTCGTTCACGGGGCATCTGTCCAAGGTCCATTATATGATCGAGAACGACTACTACGAGGACGTATTTGCAAAGTACAAGGAGCACGAGGTCGAAGAGGTGTACCGGATTGCGCACGGCTACGACTTCAAGTTTCCTTCTTATATGGCGGCTTCCAAGTTCTACACCGATTACGCGGTGAAGAGCAACGACCGCAGCATCTACCTGGAGCATTACCCGGACCGCGTTGCGATCGTCGCGCTGCACCTGGGGCGCGGCGACGTCAATACGGCCCATCTTCTGGCGCAGGCCATGATGGAACAGCGCGTGCAGCCGGCGACGCCGACCTTCCTCAACGCGGGCAAGAGCCGCCGCGGCGAGATGGTATCCTGCTTCCTGCTGGAGATGGACGATGCGCTCAACTCGATCAACCATGTGCTCGGCACCTGCATGCAGCTGTCCAAGATCGGCGGCGGCGTCGCCGTCAACCTGTCCAAGCTGCGCGGGCGCGGCGAGAGCATCAAGGGCGTCGAAGGTGCGGCCAAGGGCATCATGCCGGTGCTCAAGCTGATGGAGGACGCTTTCTCCTATGCCGACCAGATGGGCCAACGCAAAGGCTCGGGCGCCGGCTACTACAATATTTTCGGCTGGGACGTCATGGAGTTCCTCGACAGCAAGAAGATCAACGCAGACGAGAAAACCCGTCTCAAGACGCTGTCGATCGGCCTGATCGTTCCTTCGAAATTCTACAAGCTGGCCGAGGAAAACAAGCCGCTGCACGTATTCGCCCCATATACGGTGTTCAAGGCTTACGGCAAGCATCTGGACGATATGGATATCGACGAGATGTACGACACGCTGCTCGCCGACGACCGGGTGAAAAAGAAAGCGATCATGACCGCCCGCGACATGCTCGTCAAGATCGCGACGACGCAGCTCGAATCCGGCTATCCTTACATTATGAACCGCTCCAACGCGAACAAAGATCACGCGCTCAAGGACATCGGCGCCATCAAGATGTCGAACCTGTGCACGGAGATTTTCCAGCTGCAGGAGACGAGCGAGATCGGCGACTACGGCCAGCCCGACGTCATCCGCCGCGACATCAGCTGCAACCTGGCATCGCTGAACATTGCGAACGTCATGGAACACAAAAAGATCAAGGAATCGGTGCATGAGGGCGTAATGGCCCTGACCGCCGTGAGCGACATGACGACCGTCGCCAACGCGCCGGGCGTCGCCAAGGCGAACCGCGAGCTGCACTCCATCGGCCTCGGCGCGATGAACCTGCACGGCTATCTCGCGAAGAACAAGATCGCTTACGAGAGCGACGAGGCGAAGGATTTCGCACGCACGTTTTTCATGAGCATTAATTTCCACTCGATCGAGAAGAGCATGGATATCGCCAGAAAATCGGGCATTACGTTCGACGGCTTCGAGAAATCCGAGTATGCGAAGGGCGCGTACTTCGATCGTTATACGGAGACCGACTACACGCCGCGCACGGACAAGGTCAAGGAACTGTTCGCCGGCATCGCGATTCCGACGCAGCAGGATTGGGCGCAGTTGAAGGCCGACGTTATGAAGCACGGCCTGTACCATGCGTACCGACTGGCGATCGCGCCGACGCAGAGCATCTCGTACGTGCAAAACGCCACTTCCAGCGTTATGCCGATCGTCGAGCAGATCGAGACGCGGACGTACGCGAATTCGACGACGTATTATCCGATGCCTTTTATGCGTCAGGACAACTTCTTCTATTACAAATCGGCCTATCAGATGGATCAGTTCAAGGTACTCGATCTGATCGCGGAGATTCAGGCGCATGTGGACCAAGGCATCTCCACCGTGCTGCACGTCAACAGCAACGTGACGACGCGCGAGCTGGCCCGCTACTACATTTACGCAGACAAGCTGGGACTCAAGTCCCTGTACTATACGCGGACGAACCGTCTGTCCGTCGAAGAATGCATCGCTTGCGCCGTCTAA
- a CDS encoding futalosine hydrolase: MTEMTGTRGEPGIPPEARILVMAAVEAERDAALRGLDGDSRFEVRLCGVGPASAAARTAAALAGGEDWTLVVSAGIAGGYPERAPVGTLAVGAASIAADLGVETAEGFVSVDELGFGTSVLAADASLAEALLQALNKAGLVAVAGPIVTASTATGTASTAAVREARVPGAVAEGMEGYGVAVAASDADKPFIELRAISNAVGPRDRDAWRIGDALAALSAAFAILKEVEL, from the coding sequence ATGACGGAAATGACGGGAACTCGGGGGGAGCCGGGAATTCCTCCCGAGGCCCGAATCCTTGTGATGGCCGCGGTAGAAGCGGAACGGGACGCGGCGCTCCGCGGCTTGGACGGCGACAGCCGCTTCGAGGTGCGGCTGTGCGGCGTCGGACCTGCGAGCGCGGCCGCCCGCACGGCCGCCGCTCTCGCCGGCGGCGAAGATTGGACGCTCGTCGTCAGCGCCGGCATCGCGGGCGGTTATCCCGAGCGGGCGCCCGTAGGGACGCTAGCCGTCGGCGCCGCCTCGATCGCCGCCGATCTTGGCGTCGAGACGGCGGAAGGTTTCGTCTCGGTCGACGAGCTCGGCTTCGGCACGTCCGTCCTTGCGGCGGACGCCTCGCTCGCCGAAGCGCTGCTGCAGGCGCTGAACAAGGCCGGGCTGGTCGCCGTCGCCGGTCCGATCGTGACCGCGTCGACGGCAACGGGCACGGCCTCCACGGCGGCCGTGCGCGAGGCTCGCGTGCCAGGCGCTGTCGCCGAGGGCATGGAGGGTTACGGCGTGGCGGTTGCCGCGTCCGATGCGGACAAGCCGTTCATTGAATTGCGCGCGATCTCCAACGCGGTCGGTCCGCGGGATCGCGACGCCTGGCGGATCGGAGACGCGCTGGCGGCGCTGTCCGCCGCGTTTGCCATTTTGAAGGAGGTCGAGCTGTAA